GCCATGGATTTTCCTGCTACTGTTTCGCTTGGCCCCCTCCACCGGCAGCTCCATTCATTCAGGGCTGCCACGAACAATCTCCCCGACGGGGTTAGCGATGGCGAGGTCCGGCGCCTCGAAGAAGATCTGGAGACACTGTTCACCGAGCTCAAGATCGTGTCGGAGGCGGACgaccccagcttcacggccaggtgCTGGATGAAGGAGGTGCGGGAGCTCCGCTACGACGCAGAGGACTTCTTCAACGAGGTCCCGCGCTCCTCCGCCGGCGCCGGCAGAAGCGCTCTTCACACCCTCATTCTTTCGATCCCCAGAAAACTGAAGCTTCGGCGCCAGGTTGCAGAAGCTTTCTCAGATCTGTGTGCTCGTGCCAAGGATGCGAGTCAAAGACGCCAAAGTTTCCAGCTTGGACCAGCAACCATCAGACCTGAATCTGGACAAGTCAATGTCAGCCGCTCCAAGAGCCTCGGACTTATTGGCCTTGAGGAGTCCATGGATAAGCTTGTCAAACTGATGGCTTTAGACGACCAAGAGATTGCAGAGCTGCTGGCTTTTGACAGTGAAGATACAGAGCAACTAGTTCAGGTGGTACCTATCTTTGGATCTGCAGGTGTTGGCAAAACAACACTTGCCAGAACCTTCTACCGTAACTTCGGGGGGAAATTCCAGTGCCGGGCTTTCGTGCGGGTGTCTCGAAATCCAGATATGAGGAGGATGCTTTCCAGCATGCTCTCACAAATTAAGGCACCGCCGGTTCATGGCTTTCCTGATGTGCAGGACCTTATTGACCATATCAGAGGATATCTGCAATGCAAAAGGTACATATTCTATTAGTACTGAATACTCCTGATGTGCATAAGTACCTTTCAACAATATGTACATTTCAGTTTGTGCATCAGGGTTGTTATGCTCAATCCTGATGTACACGATCAAGTGTGCTTTCACCACCGGTCCATCAGGAATATGTACATGTACCTTTTGCATTGTTGAATATGTACATTTAGGAATATGTGCAGGACCTTATTGACCATCCCAGAGAATATCTGCAATGCAAAAGGTATATTAACAATAGAGAATATCTGGAATGCAAAAGGTACATGTACATGTCTTTTAACTGGACAAACGGTGCATTGTTGAAAAACAATGATAAATGTTTGAGCAAATAAGCACTACTGTATATCTTAAGAGGCTATTTGGGTTGGATTTAGGAAAAATAAACCTTTTCAATTTTCTATTCTTCATGAATTTTGATTGCAGGAAGTTGATGAATTGGGAAAAGTAAACCATTATTTTTGGATTCCTTATCACACATGTACATGTACCAATCTAGAGCCCAGGGGAATAGACAAAGTTGCCTCTTATGTAATCTTAAGAGCATAAGTTTTTTTTCAATACTTTTTTTCCGGTGTAGCAAATTACTTGTTTCGATTGTTTACTTCACTGCCTGATTGATCTTCCTTTGGCTATACCAATTTCCTTAGGATATAGTATTTCTTACTTTAAGATTACTAACAATAATACCAATTTCCTTTTAATTTGTggttaatttatttattttattttggctatacttctttctttcttttttgtcaGCTTGACAAACATATTTATTGTGAATAAAATATTCTGCAGATACTTGATTGTAATTGATGACTTATGGGCCTCCTCGACATGGGATATTATTAGCCGTGCTTTCCCTGATGGTGATTGTTGCTGCAGAATAATAGTAACCACGGAAATCAAGGATGTAGCATTGGCATGCAGTAGGTATCAGTTTAAGTACATGTATGAGATGAGTCCTCTTAACGGTGATCAGTCAAGACAGTTATTCCTCGGTAGAGTTTTTGGGTCTGAAAATGGTTGTCCTCCAGATTTCAAAGAAGTTACATATGAGATTATCCGAAAATGTGGAGGTTTACCATTAGCAACTGAAAATATAGCCAGCATGTTAGCATGTGAATTAAACATTGATCAATGGAAGCACATACGAGATTCTTTACCCTCTGTTTTGAGATTGAGGACAGACCCTAGTTCGGAAGGGTTGAAAGAAGTTCTGAACATTATTTATGATAATCTTTCACCATATTTGAAGACATGCTTGCTATATCTTATTATGTATCCAGAGGGAAGCACTATCAGCAAGGACGAATTAGTGACGCAATGGATAACTGAAGATTTTATCGGCGAAGGGCAAGACAGGGAGAAAATTGCACGGCATTATTTTGATGAGCTTGTGAGTAGAGGAATGATCCAACCTCTTGACAGAAATTATAACGATGAGGTGTTGACATGTACAGTTCACCACATGGTACTAGATCTTATTAGGTACAAATCTCTGGAGGAGAATTTCATCATTATTGTGAGTTGTTTTCAAACAATTACAGGTCTTCCTGACAAGGTTCGTCGACTGTCTGTCCAGTTCGGTGGTGCAAAATGTGCTAATATACCGGCAGACTTTATGATGACTCAAGTTAGATCGCTTATATTTTTTGGCTTCTTGAACTGTGTGCCTTCCTTTGTGGAATATAAGCTGCTTCGAGTTCTGATTCTTCATATCTGGGCTGATCAAAGCAAAATATTTGACCTCACTAGAATTAGCAAACTGTTTCAGCTGAGGTATCTGAAAATTGATTGCAACATCACTGTCCATTTGCCAGACGAGATTCAGCAGCTACGATTCTTGGAGACATTGGAATTGCATGCACCAGTAAGTGATATGCCATCGGATATTAGTTGCTTGCCCTTACTTCACACGCTGGGCTATTTTGATCTCGGCAAGAACTCAATAGAGAATGTACAGAGCCTTGGCGAGCTGAACAATCTCCAAGACCTTCATCTCACCTGGTCTAACATATCAGACCCTGACAATCTGAAGAACAATATGCAATGCCTGGGCTCAATTCTCCGGAAACTCGGCAACCTCAAGTCTTTAACTTTAGTACGTGCAGCCTCCTCTCATGCAGATGTAACTCTAATACGTGCAGCCTCCTCTCATCCAGATGTTTTAGACGATGCTGGTGGTGCAATCTTGGGTATTTCTGGCGATGTCTTGAGCAGCGTGTCCTCTCCCCCGCCCCTTCTTCAGAGGCTTGAGCTGTCAGGGCGCTGTTGCATCTTTGCCAGCCTACCTGAGTGGACCAAAGAACTTGGCAATCTCTGCATTTTGAAGATTTCAGTTAGGAAGTTGTTGAGGAAAGATATTGATATCCTCAAAGGATTGCCAGCTCTCATGGCTCTCTCGCTGTACGTTTGGACTGCCCCTGTAGGAAAGGTCGTCTTTGATAGTGAGGGGTTCTCAATTCTCAAATACTTCAAGTTTACATGTGCTGCCCCATGCCTGGCATTTCTGATAGGATCAATGCCTAGCGTCCGGGAGCTTAAGCTAGCATTCAATGCTAATAGAATGGAGCAATACAGCCAGATAGTTGCTGGCTTAGAGTACCTGATAGAACTTAAAGAGATAACTGCAAAAGTTGGGGGCACTGGTGCGGATGAATCTGATAAAAGGTACGCGGAGTCGGCATTGAGGGGCGCCATTGCCAATCATCCATGCGCTCCTATAATCACAGTACAATGTGTAGATCGGATTTTGTATGGTGAGGACGATATGAGTGCCGTCACACAAGAACAAGAACACTGGACTCTGGAAGAAGAACATGAGATACAAGAGGAATCACTTGATCCTCTTCCTGAACTTATTCCCATTCCAAGCACACAAACACAAATGAGAGATGGAAGCCAGAATGGTGGAACAGATAGCTCAAGGGAGGTGCTGACACAAACAAGAGAGGAAGTTCAGGATGAATTAATAGAAAGATCGATGGAGGTCCTGACACATGAACGGGAACACTTAACTCTGGAAAGACAACACGAGATTCATGAGGAATTGCTTGATCCTCTTCCTGAAGTTGTTTCCACTTCAAGCACACAGACACAAGTGAGAGAGGAAGTGCGGGATGGAGAAATAGGGAGATCGATGGAGGTGCTGACACAAGAGCAAGAACAGTGTATCGTGGAACAACAAGATGAAATGACAGACGGAGTGCTGGATGTACAAATAGGGACATTGATGGAGGTGTTAGCACAAGAAGAGCAATGGCGGAATAATATGCAGAATAGTGGAATCGGGAGATCGATGGCGGTGGTGAGCGCTTCCCATGGCACCTTGGATCCCCTACTGGACAAGCTCAATGCTTTGCTCAGCGAGGAGTATGGCAACTTGGAAGGTGTCCTCCATGAAGTCAGTGCCCTCAAATCTGAGCTGACATTAATGCATACGGCGGTAAGAAAGTACACGATGCTAGAAGATCCAGATGTCCAGGTGAAGTTATGGCTATCGTTGCTGAGGGAGTTTTCCTATGATGCAGAGGATTACATTGATAAGTTCATTCACCAGCTCGACAATGGCGGACATCATGGCGGATTCAAGCAGATCTTCGGCAAGACTGCTTGCCAGCTGAAGACGCTTGGATCTCAGCATGAAATTGCAGAAAAAATCGATGAGCTGAAAGATCGTGCCAAGAACTTGAAAGCGAGTAGTTACAAGATGGATGATACTGCTTGCATCACATCTTGCCATTCCACCGTGGATCCCCAGTTGGCTGCTCTTTTTGTTGATTCTGCACACCTTGTGGGCATTGACAGTCCaagagatgatcttgccaagtggaCGGTCGAAGTAGGAAACAGCTCGGCCAAGCATCATTGCAGGATGTTATCTATTGTTGGGTTTGGTGGATTGGGAAAGACAACACTAGCGAATGAGGTGTATCGCAAGGCTAAAGGGCATTTCCATTGTCAGGCTTTTGTATCAGTCTCACAAAAGCCAGATATAAAGAAAATTCTCATGAACTTGATCTCCCAAGTGTCTCCCCATGGATTCACGAAAGATACTTACAATTGGGACAAAATGAGATTCATTAGAGAGCTAAGAAAACTGCTAAAGGATAAGAGGTAATTTCAGCCCACATTCTTTCCTGCAAAACATGTATCATCTCATGCGTATTCTCATTGATTTTGACTGTAGTTACTGCTTGTACAATTGTTTTTCTCAACGAACACCACTACGATTCTAGCATTACTTTAGTTTTTTACATCATGGCCTATGCAGTACTATAATGTCCAAATGATGAGTACAATATTGTATACACCTTGGTCCTGAATTACCCTTCTGAAATATGGCTAAAAACGTCCAATGCAGGAAACTTCTGTCATATGAAAGTATGCATAGCCAAATAGCCAATAACTATTCCTTATGTTCTCGTCTTATCGATAATATTGCCTTGATTACTGTGCACTTATAATCGGaggtaaaaagaaaaaaacatCAAGAAATCGGTGTTAGTTAGAAGCACTAAACAGATATGCAAAATGACTAACTGAACTAAATTCCAAGACTTGGTATGAGGAAGATTAGAGGTGAGTTGTAGTAAGTATATTGCCCACCATTACGTATCATCTTTGGCTCCTGAGTGGATGCAACTTAATAGTAACAATCTGATAACTACCCATCCTTATCAAACAAATATTAGTTGTTAAATGATGCTGTGAACTTCAGTTAAGTGGATGCAATACTGATGTACGCATAAAATTGGATATGGAAATATAAGGAACAGTGGAACAATAGCATGATGCACTTAataccctccgttccaaattagatgacccaactttgtactaactttgtactccctccatttttgtatacatggccactatcaaaattacaatttgcaactatacaaggccactaacattaatcgaggcaaaattaatggtgtttgcctcgtactagcacccggGGACATTAATATCATTTGcgtgcatgcgggagtgagaaggttggcttgcattcccaacattaatcaaccaatgaggagtaagagggttatCTTGTTGTGCGTGGTAGAGAAAAGCCTCATTAATTAACACGACAAACAAGCTGACAAcctagcttgcaacattgacttaaacattgcattgatttttaccttggtacctgtaatatgggtttgtggccttgtatacaaaaatagagggagtactaaagttagtacaaagttgagtcatctattttggaacggagggagtatttgagtaCCCATTGGAGTTTTATGGATTTTTTACCTTTTCTATCTGAATTACTTAGCATAATAATTGAATCTGTTTTCTAATACTAGGTATCTTGTTGTCATTGATGATATATGGTCCATATCGGCATGGAACATTATCAAGTGTGCTTTTCCAGAGAATAACTGTTCTAGCAGAGTTATAACTACTACACGCATTATTGAAGTTGCAAGGTCATGTTGTATGGGTCAAGATGACCGCATGTATGAAATGCAACCCTTAAGTGATTTTCATTCTAAAAGATTGTTCTTGAGAAGAATTTTTGGGTCCAAGGATAGTCCCGATATGCTGAAAGAAGtttcaaatgaaattttgaaaaaatgtggAGGCCTGCCGTTGGCAATTATCAGTGTATCTAGTTTATTGGCAAATAGGCCAGCTAACAAAGAGGAGTGGGAAAAAGTTTGTGCATTGGACAAAGACATAGGTCTAGAGGAAATGAACAGAATACTATGCCTTAGCTACAATGCTCTTCCAGATAATCTCAAGACTTGTTTGTTGTATTTAAGTAATTTTCCTGAGGGCTGTGTGATTGAGAGAGAGAGATTAGTGAGGCGGTGGATAGCAGAAGGCTTTATCTCTGAAAATCATGGGCAGAGTCAGCAAGAGGTCGCAGAGTGGTATTTCTATGAGTTTATCAATAGAAGTATGATTCAAGCAGTGGACATCCGCTATGATGGTAAGGCTCGTGCATGTCGAGTCCATAACATGATGCTTGAACTCATCATTTCAAAGTCAGCTGAGGATAATTTTGTCATGGTGATTCGTAGCAGGCAGACTGGTTTGGTAAATCGCCATGGTTGTATTCGACGGCTATCAGTCCAGCACATTGACCAGAATCTTGCATCTGTATTGGCAAATGAAGATCTAAGCCATGTTCGCTCTTTAACAGTAACATCATCAAGTTGCATCGAACACTTGCCTAGTCTTGCTTGCTTTGAAAATTTGCGTGTACTAGATTTTGAAGGGTGTGATGGATTGGAAAAGTATCACATGAAGGGTCTTGGCAAGTTTTTCCAACTAAAGTACCTGAGCCTTAGGGGCACTTGGATATCACATCTACCATCAGAAGTTGTGATGTTACATAATCTAGAGACCCTAGATATTAGGGAGACACATGTAGAAGAGTTGCCTGCTGAAATTGTCCACCTTACGAAGCTACAACATCTTATCGCTTCAACAGATTATGTAATGCCTGGAATAAAGATACCAGATGGAATCGGGAATATGAGGAACTTACAGGTATTGTTGGGCTGTGGTATCAGCTCGGGTTCTGTTGGTGCACTAGAGGAACTCGGTAACTTGACCAATTTGAATGAGCTCGATGTACAGTATTGGGGAATAGGATCCGAGTACAAGTGGCATGAAGACAGGTTCCTCTCCTCATTAATCAAGCTTGGTAGCTGCAAGCTACAGTCTTTTAGGATATGGAGGAAGTGCCCTGGTGATGTCAAGTTCTTAGAATCATGGTTCCCTCTGCCATTTTCCCTCCAAAGATTTGAGATGAGCGGCTGCTACAGTTTCAAGTGGATTCCATGCTGGATTTCACCAGCACTGACCAGTCTTGCATACCTAGAAATTAATATAGTGGAAGTAACGCAGACGGATCTGTGCATACTTGGAGAGATGCCTGCCTTGCTTCACCTGAGGCTAACATGCCGGACTTTCAGAAAAGAAAGGCTTATTTTTTACGGCAGAGGATTCCAGCATTTGAAGGAATTTGTTTACGATGCTGCTGTATTGCCATCGGGAAACCTTCTGTTTATGGAAGGGGCACTGCCAATGCTCGAGGATCTTAGCCTAATCTACTGTGTATCAATGGTTAATGCTTATGGGTTTTTCTTGGGTATCGAGCACCTCCCAAGACTGAAAAATGCACAAATTCACCTCTACAAACAGGGCGCGGCATCTTCTGATATCGCTTCCGCAGAAGTTACTATCAGGAATGAAGCAGATGACAATCCCAACTGTCCCAGAGTAACTCTGGTAGAACATGTAAAGAGGGAGGATTATTGCTCTGACGGCTGTCCTAACAGAACCGTGACAGATCAAGGACTAGATGCCAATACAACTAACCAGAAGGTATTGATCATTTTTTTTACCAAGTTTTAGTGGTTCATGGTTACAACAATCACTCCTTTGCTTTGACTGTTATGCATTTTATCCATTTTTTTGACTTTTTGACCCCATATTGCAGGGTGGATCTCGAAAGGCAACAAATCAAACTTCAAATCGTTGAGAAACCTATTTCTCAGCCGCGTGCCTTACCCTTTTTAGGGAACTTGTTAAATTCATGAAGAACTACAGGTGAGATCTGGCAAGCTGCTGCTCGCTCGACTGGAACGCTCGAACAAAGCCTGGAATGAAGCAGATGCCCATCCCAACCGTCCCGGAGCAACTCTGGTAGAACATGCCAAGAGAGAGGATATTGCTCTGGCTAATGAATGTTCTAACGCAACTGTGACAGAGTTCCGCTGACAAATCCAGAATTAGTTGCCAATACAACAGCTAAGCAAAAGGTATTGATCAATTCTTTTACCAAGTTTTAGTGGCTCATGGTCCCGACAATCACTCCAGTGCTGTCTCTGTTGTGCATTTTATCCATATCACTGAGACGCCTATTTCTCAGCCGTGTGTCTCCTACCCTTTTTAGGAACTTAAATTCATGAAGTACACTACTAGTGAGAGCTGGCGCGCTGCTGCCCGCTCAACTGGAACGCTGTGGTGAAGCCTAGAACGCTCGAGCAAAGGGGCCAGCCCCAGTTGGAGGGGTCATAAATGCTATTCCCTCTGTCCCataagtgtcaaaaaacgtcttacattatgggacggagcgaGTATTTTCTATGTGATACTATGAGAATTTTGTTGTTGTTGAACTCTGTATGCGATTGTTTTAACTGATTAAGAATTAAGCTTGCCTCTTGGGCTGGAGCCTTGGTCTTATTTACTGGAGTATTCTCTTTTGTGTGTGTTGTAAGTTTACCCGGTGACTTTTATCAACCGAAGAGATGGAAATGTACAGGAGATGCAGGCTCTTCATGGACCCTGTATGCATGCTTCTTTACATCCCCTCTTGTGGCATTTGCAACAAGGCAGGCTGGCCATCTGAAATTTACAATATTCTCTGGTGCACTTTTACAATATGAATTGTCGTCCAACTGTTTAAAAGCATGGGATTGCAAAAGGCTCTGAATGTTGGCCCTGTGTATTGAAAACTCTGTAGAGGCCAGCTATCGCACGGTTGGTTTATAAGGTGTAATACGTATTTCGTGATTTACTTCATGAGTTAGACCAGAGATATGTTTttcttctataaacttggtcaaactttacagaaGCCGACTTAGAACAAAGCTAACACGTCTTGATTTCAGACATGAGGAACTAGATGATCGGGTTCACAGAAATGAAACAGATAGACAACGCCATCATTTACGGCAAACATCACTTACACAGAAATGAACATGATAATTACTTGCACAGAAATGAACATGATAATTTTCTGGACATAATGTCAAGGCTCTGCTCTTGCTCAGGCTGCAGGAAATCCCCAGTCTAGATGCTACAGTTGATTTGATGTATTGAAAAGATATGAACATCTAAAATACCTAAATAAATACTCCCTCGGTAAACTAATATAGGACGTTTTAGAGACTTGTGTAGGGAGTACATACACTAGGGAAACACGGTTGAAGATTTATCAGCTGACGTTAATTTGGTATGGTATTTTCTCGCTAAACTTTGGTCAGAGTTCACAAGGTTTGGCTCAGAAGTCAGAACAAAACTGACATGTCATGGAACGGACGGAGTAGATAGTTACATTCACAAAAATGAACCTAGTAAACAAATCATTTACGGTGAACAACGCCCCCCCTCTTCACAAACTAGACAAAAAAGACATCAGTTTGAGCATGGCTACAAACTTGCAGCAGCAGCATAGAAACCCAGCGGCCAGCTGTCGACTCAGTTTGCGCTACAGATATATAGCTAAAATTTATCCAcaacaaataaaaaaacaaaatggaGACCAACATGCCACATGACAACGCATGACCGAAATAATGAGGGAAAAGGCTAGATGCATATCCATCTAGGGTTGCTGCAGGTATAGCAAACTAGCCATATCATATTTGTCGCAGATTTAATCAAATGCATTATTATTTAGTTCTCTTCACATGAAGAGGATGACCAAAGCCTATCAGGATACAAAACTAGGAGGATCACcatctagaattttttttgaaaccgTAGAAACCAATGAATCTCTGCATATCAGAAGAAAAACGAGCCTCTTCTGAAGATAGACATAACAGGGGAACTCAGTTTCATTCCGGAACAAGATTGCTCTAGAAAGAAAAGCTGGCCATTGACTCTAGCTAGCAAAGATCGGATCACAAAACGATAGAAGCTTCCACCAGAGTTTGTCTTTAGTCACAATGCTCATGATCTCACTCCAGCATCTTACTTAGCTGATCTCACCTTCATCCTTGAGCAAGAAGCCGCTCCACAGCAGCGAGGTCTCCTCCTTCGAGCAGGCCGTGGTGACGATGGTCACGTTGAACCCTCCGATGGTCTCAAAGATCTCAAAGTGGTCCTCTATCTCGGGGGAGAACTCGCAGAACTCCGTGGCCATGAAGAACTTTACGCAGTTCCTCTGCTCGATCGCCACCTTGGAGTCCAGCATAGACATCACCGTCAGGACCCTGACCAGGAAGTTGTACATCCCGTGCCCTCGGATGATGCTCTGCCTCAGGGACACGGCGTCTTTCTGGGACCCCAGGTATGCGTTGGTCGCCTTCCCTTTCAGATGGGCAGGCAGTTCTGCCTGTATGCACCTCTGGCCGCACAGAATCTCCATGGCCAGTTTCCCAAACTGGATTTTGGCACCGGTGGTAGACTTGGGCACCAGTCGGATCTCAAACAACCCAGGGACCTCCATGGTGTTGGTGTGGTTCAGTTTGAGCAACAGATCCTCACGCAACACATCTTCATAGTGGAAATGGAGTGGGAACATCATGGCTTTTCCGCTTTTCGCGCCCTTGGCCTTTTTGCCCACCCGCCGTTTCTGTACAAACAGATTATTTATTAGCAATTTCCACCATAAATCAGTACTAATCCACTACCAATTGAAGGCATCATCAACGAAATCACAACATTAGATGAATTGAACATCACATGATTAACCACACTTTGTCACTGCATAACCCTCTTACATTTTTCTCTAATTCTTCCCCATTTTAAAACATATACAAAAAGCTAAGTTGAATCTGTATGACGGTTACAGAAGATATATATTGATATGTCATGGCTTAGCGTGACAAGTGTAAGCACTTTTTTTTTCTGATCTCTTCTCAATTCTTCAAGTATCATCATCTCTACATGATATTTTTCACAGAATGTCTGCTGTTTTCTAAACTAGTAGCAGACTGTCGATATGAGATTCAATGGATACAATATGGACAACCAGTAGAAGCATGTTTCTATCTGGTAGCATTTAGTTACTtccgttttatttttattttctatttacaATGTTATGAAAAACTTTCGGCCAAGAAAATGTTAAAACCTCTGCTGCTATTCTACATATTTGGTCACATAGCAGATGTGGTTTTAATTATGTTTGACCTGAATTAGTTCAGCACTTGGACGCTAGATCATTTTGTATTAACTTAATTAATGGAAAAGTTACCTCTGATTGACTACTGTGATAATTGAATCAACTGAACTATTTCTACTCTCTTTTCTCTACCATCACTTTTAAACTCTTCTTTATCCAGGCCAGCCAT
This portion of the Triticum dicoccoides isolate Atlit2015 ecotype Zavitan chromosome 7A, WEW_v2.0, whole genome shotgun sequence genome encodes:
- the LOC119331959 gene encoding uncharacterized protein LOC119331959 isoform X2 codes for the protein MFRFISAWLQVVLRYIAAWLQAAAAAAAAAADKLDAASLSLQGTAAMDFPATVSLGPLHRQLHSFRAATNNLPDGVSDGEVRRLEEDLETLFTELKIVSEADDPSFTARCWMKEVRELRYDAEDFFNEVPRSSAGAGRSALHTLILSIPRKLKLRRQVAEAFSDLCARAKDASQRRQSFQLGPATIRPESGQVNVSRSKSLGLIGLEESMDKLVKLMALDDQEIAELLAFDSEDTEQLVQVVPIFGSAGVGKTTLARTFYRNFGGKFQCRAFVRVSRNPDMRRMLSSMLSQIKAPPVHGFPDVQDLIDHIRGYLQCKRYLIVIDDLWASSTWDIISRAFPDGDCCCRIIVTTEIKDVALACSRYQFKYMYEMSPLNGDQSRQLFLGRVFGSENGCPPDFKEVTYEIIRKCGGLPLATENIASMLACELNIDQWKHIRDSLPSVLRLRTDPSSEGLKEVLNIIYDNLSPYLKTCLLYLIMYPEGSTISKDELVTQWITEDFIGEGQDREKIARHYFDELVSRGMIQPLDRNYNDEVLTCTVHHMVLDLIRYKSLEENFIIIVSCFQTITGLPDKVRRLSVQFGGAKCANIPADFMMTQVRSLIFFGFLNCVPSFVEYKLLRVLILHIWADQSKIFDLTRISKLFQLRYLKIDCNITVHLPDEIQQLRFLETLELHAPVSDMPSDISCLPLLHTLGYFDLGKNSIENVQSLGELNNLQDLHLTWSNISDPDNLKNNMQCLGSILRKLGNLKSLTLVRAASSHADVTLIRAASSHPDVLDDAGGAILGISGDVLSSVSSPPPLLQRLELSGRCCIFASLPEWTKELGNLCILKISVRKLLRKDIDILKGLPALMALSLYVWTAPVGKVVFDSEGFSILKYFKFTCAAPCLAFLIGSMPSVRELKLAFNANRMEQYSQIVAGLEYLIELKEITAKVGGTGADESDKRYAESALRGAIANHPCAPIITVQCVDRILYGEDDMSAVTQEQEHWTLEEEHEIQEESLDPLPELIPIPSTQTQMRDGSQNGGTDSSREVLTQTREEVQDELIERSMEVLTHEREHLTLERQHEIHEELLDPLPEVVSTSSTQTQVREEVRDGEIGRSMEVLTQEQEQCIVEQQDEMTDGVLDVQIGTLMEVLAQEEQWRNNMQNSGIGRSMAVVSASHGTLDPLLDKLNALLSEEYGNLEGVLHEVSALKSELTLMHTAVRKYTMLEDPDVQVKLWLSLLREFSYDAEDYIDKFIHQLDNGGHHGGFKQIFGKTACQLKTLGSQHEIAEKIDELKDRAKNLKASSYKMDDTACITSCHSTVDPQLAALFVDSAHLVGIDSPRDDLAKWTVEVGNSSAKHHCRMLSIVGFGGLGKTTLANEVYRKAKGHFHCQAFVSVSQKPDIKKILMNLISQVSPHGFTKDTYNWDKMRFIRELRKLLKDKRYLVVIDDIWSISAWNIIKCAFPENNCSSRVITTTRIIEVARSCCMGQDDRMYEMQPLSDFHSKRLFLRRIFGSKDSPDMLKEVSNEILKKCGGLPLAIISVSSLLANRPANKEEWEKVCALDKDIGLEEMNRILCLSYNALPDNLKTCLLYLSNFPEGCVIERERLVRRWIAEGFISENHGQSQQEVAEWYFYEFINRSMIQAVDIRYDGKARACRVHNMMLELIISKSAEDNFVMVIRSRQTGLVNRHGCIRRLSVQHIDQNLASVLANEDLSHVRSLTVTSSSCIEHLPSLACFENLRVLDFEGCDGLEKYHMKGLGKFFQLKYLSLRGTWISHLPSEVVMLHNLETLDIRETHVEELPAEIVHLTKLQHLIASTDYVMPGIKIPDGIGNMRNLQVLLGCGISSGSVGALEELGNLTNLNELDVQYWGIGSEYKWHEDRFLSSLIKLGSCKLQSFRIWRKCPGDVKFLESWFPLPFSLQRFEMSGCYSFKWIPCWISPALTSLAYLEINIVEVTQTDLCILGEMPALLHLRLTCRTFRKERLIFYGRGFQHLKEFVYDAAVLPSGNLLFMEGALPMLEDLSLIYCVSMVNAYGFFLGIEHLPRLKNAQIHLYKQGAASSDIASAEVTIRNEADDNPNCPRVTLVEHVKREDYCSDGCPNRTVTDQGLDANTTNQKVLIIFFTKF